GGCGTTCCTCAGATGCGGTCGGCCGCGATCAGGACGTACTGGAAGGAACCGTCCTTGTAGGACTCGATGAACGCCTCCTCGATGCCGGTGACCAGCGAGGACGTGGCCCGCAGCTCCCAGTAGGGCAGCGTCGCGGGCGTCAGGTCGATGACGGCCTGCGGTACGAGGCGGTTGTCCGCCATGGCCTTCAGGTACTCCCGGCGGGAGTGGATGTTGCACTCGAAGTGCGCGTTGATCTGGGAGACCCACTTCGAGGGCTGGCCGTACCGCGGGTTCCAGCAGCCGGTGATGGTCACGTACCGGCCGCCGACCTTCAGGACGCGGGAGTGCTCGGCGAAGAGGTCGTCCAGGTCGACGTACATGCTCGACTCGTTGTTCCAGGACGCCGTGGCCTGCCCGGTCTCGAAGGGCGTGCCGAGCATGTTGCAGACGCGGGCCCGGACGTGGTCGTCGATGCCGAGCTCGTGGGCGCGCTGGTTGGCGAAGTCGGCCTGCTTGGCGGACAGCGTGACGCCCTCGACCTTGCATCCGAAGCGCTGGTGGGCCATGACCATCGAGCCGCCGCGGCCGCAGCCGGCGTCCA
This genomic interval from Streptomyces sp. NBC_00193 contains the following:
- a CDS encoding geranyl diphosphate 2-C-methyltransferase; amino-acid sequence: MTSTDLTTGTTSSNGTTPAPVIIPGPATPYQGDIARYWNNEARPVNLRLGDVDGLYHHHYGIGDVDHSALGDTDDSAYEKKLVAELHRLESAQAELLLDHLGPVGREDTLVDAGCGRGGSMVMAHQRFGCKVEGVTLSAKQADFANQRAHELGIDDHVRARVCNMLGTPFETGQATASWNNESSMYVDLDDLFAEHSRVLKVGGRYVTITGCWNPRYGQPSKWVSQINAHFECNIHSRREYLKAMADNRLVPQAVIDLTPATLPYWELRATSSLVTGIEEAFIESYKDGSFQYVLIAADRI